The Nitrospirota bacterium DNA window TCCAACACTTAGAAAGGTATTATATAGTCTGTCGACAAGTTTTGTAGAATTAGCGTCATGGCTTCCGGCGTACAATTCCACAAGCACTACCATGCTCATATAAAGCACAGGCCTGGCGGATCCGGTGAATACAGGATGGATAATTCCCCGATTGATAAAAGGAATGTATACTGAAGTGTCGCAGAGGGCTTTAAACGGATACTCTTCCGTAGACATCCTTGATCTTCCCCTTG harbors:
- a CDS encoding type II toxin-antitoxin system VapC family toxin codes for the protein MSTEEYPFKALCDTSVYIPFINRGIIHPVFTGSARPVLYMSMVVLVELYAGSHDANSTKLVDRLYNTFLSVGRLIVPNDEDWRKAGMIMAKLGRKYGFEAKYISKIQNDILIACSARRNGAFVVTQNKKDFLRIKEFIDFRIYE